A window of Tursiops truncatus isolate mTurTru1 chromosome 8, mTurTru1.mat.Y, whole genome shotgun sequence contains these coding sequences:
- the SPATA19 gene encoding spermatogenesis-associated protein 19, mitochondrial, with product MIITTWIVYILARKGAGFPFPPKVSSDVEVVESEAVSVVQHWLKKTEEEASQDIKEKMSTNCPPTHGQDVHVTRDEVKHHLSKSGLLTNQSQEVLEERTRIQFIRWSRTRIFQVPSEVRNDAMRERIEQVRRSICHLTDEASQELHKTNSYSDC from the exons ATGATAATTACAACATGGATTGTGTACATTCTCGCCCGGAAAGGTGCCGGGTTCCCCTTCCCACCGAAAGTCAGTTCG GACGTGGAAGTTGTGGAGAGCGAGGCTGTGTCTGTAGTACAGCATTGGTTGAAAAAG ACTGAAGAAGAGGCTTCCCAGGACATAAAGGAGAAGATGTCCACCAACTGCCCTCCCACGCATGGCCAAGATGTACATGTGACCAGAGACGAG GTGAAGCACCACCTCTCAAAGTCTGGTTTGTTAACAAACCagagtcaggaggtcctggaggAAAGAACAAGAATCCAGTTCATAAGATGGAG CCGTACCCGTATCTTTCAAGTGCCAAGCGAGGTGAGAAATGATGCCATGCGAGAACGGATAGAGCAGGTGAGACGAAG CATATGCCATCTTACGGATGAGGCATCTCAGGAGCTTCACAAGACAAATTCCTACTCAGACTGCTGA